From Rhodococcus antarcticus, the proteins below share one genomic window:
- a CDS encoding MFS transporter: protein MRIRTGLEGAAGGAVQARHVALLAAVLGLSVADTATVGAIAGPLERALSIGNTQIGLLVTASTVVAAVATLPLGALADRVDRVRLLTAAILTWSAVLLVCGAATSYPVLLGARLVLGVLVATAGPVVASLSGDLFPAAQRGRIYGLILTGELLGLGLGFVVGGEIAAAFSWRWAFWVLAAPGLLVAAAVRTGLAEPRRQARDRDRDRHRDRDRDRDLPEDDDAPAAGTPEPMTASLAAHHVRPHPGRVITDDPAQWSLWRAAGYLVTSRSVLALVVASGLGYAFLAGFRTFGVLYVQDRFGLGQASATLLVAVIGLGALLGVQLTGRLADQMSRAGNVAARPLLAAAAFGVAAVAVVPALLTPSAVLCLGLLALTAAALGGANPPLDAARLDLVHPRLWGRAEAVRTVLRQSLEAGAPLLVGYLSVHLGARTSTSSAVSGVGGTTGSGGSDTALGHTFLVLAITLPVAAALLLRTARRTYPRDVATALATPPTRRTQQTQEEHHP, encoded by the coding sequence GTGAGGATCCGGACCGGGCTCGAGGGTGCGGCCGGCGGCGCGGTGCAGGCCCGCCACGTCGCGCTGCTCGCCGCTGTCCTCGGCCTGAGCGTCGCCGACACCGCCACCGTCGGGGCGATCGCCGGCCCCCTCGAGCGGGCGCTGAGCATCGGCAACACCCAGATCGGTCTCCTCGTGACGGCGTCCACCGTGGTCGCCGCAGTCGCCACCCTCCCGCTGGGTGCCCTCGCCGACCGCGTCGACCGGGTCCGGCTGCTCACCGCCGCGATCCTCACCTGGTCGGCGGTCCTGCTGGTGTGCGGCGCGGCAACCAGCTACCCCGTGCTCCTGGGAGCCCGGCTGGTCCTCGGGGTGCTCGTGGCCACCGCGGGTCCGGTGGTCGCCTCCCTGAGCGGGGACCTGTTCCCGGCGGCGCAACGAGGACGGATCTACGGGCTCATCCTCACCGGGGAGCTCCTCGGTCTCGGCCTGGGATTCGTCGTCGGCGGGGAGATCGCAGCCGCCTTCTCGTGGCGGTGGGCGTTCTGGGTGCTCGCCGCCCCCGGACTGCTCGTCGCTGCCGCCGTGCGCACCGGGCTCGCCGAACCCCGACGCCAGGCCCGAGACCGGGACCGGGACCGCCACCGTGACCGCGACCGCGACCGCGACCTGCCCGAGGATGACGACGCGCCGGCGGCGGGCACACCGGAGCCGATGACGGCCTCGCTCGCGGCGCACCACGTGCGCCCCCACCCCGGCCGGGTGATCACCGACGACCCTGCGCAGTGGTCGCTCTGGCGGGCGGCGGGCTACCTCGTGACCAGCCGGTCGGTGCTCGCCCTCGTCGTGGCCTCCGGCCTCGGGTACGCCTTCCTGGCCGGGTTCAGGACCTTCGGGGTCCTCTACGTGCAGGACCGGTTCGGGCTCGGGCAGGCCTCGGCGACACTGCTGGTCGCCGTCATCGGCCTCGGCGCGCTGCTCGGGGTGCAGCTGACCGGTCGCCTGGCCGACCAGATGAGCAGGGCCGGCAACGTCGCGGCCCGGCCCCTGCTCGCCGCCGCGGCGTTCGGGGTCGCCGCCGTGGCGGTCGTCCCCGCCCTGCTGACGCCCTCGGCCGTGCTCTGCCTGGGGCTGCTGGCCCTCACCGCGGCCGCACTGGGTGGGGCCAACCCCCCGCTGGACGCAGCCCGTCTCGACCTGGTCCACCCCCGGCTCTGGGGCCGCGCCGAGGCGGTGCGCACCGTGCTGCGGCAGAGCCTCGAGGCCGGGGCACCCCTGCTCGTGGGCTACCTGTCCGTCCACCTCGGCGCCCGCACCAGCACCAGCAGCGCAGTGAGTGGCGTGGGCGGAACGACCGGCAGCGGTGGGAGCGACACCGCCCTGGGCCACACGTTCCTCGTCCTCGCCATCACCCTGCCCGTCGCGGCCGCCCTGCTGCTGAGGACCGCGCGCCGCACCTACCCCCGTGACGTCGCGACCGCCCTCGCCACTCCCCCCACCCGGCGAACCCAGCAAACCCAGGAGGAGCACCACCCATGA
- a CDS encoding phosphatidylserine decarboxylase gives MTTTISDTTIIDELHRALAENDGLRQLLERSIVTAHERAGADLDPDLRDALDWPTTLEEYTDYLRRFLSWIPQETGAKAWKKQSGGTTSSREVSDRLAHFFWLIDQKDGPDGRAIGEDYPAFRQWCTHFAREWGAFLDTPDSFSPEILDSFTTHAPEYTVEESMVGGRPNAPSGWLTFNQFFARELNPGQRPIADPGNNQTVVSPADCTYQHSYAIGEDSQIPPTTLKGTHTYGSIDQLLEGSRYADTFAGGTFVHYMLPPWAYHRFHLPVAGQVQESFVIHGTVVMEVDLVDGELVSSDATTTGFEFSQTRGVLTVDTTGSPAGDLGIVAVVPVGMSHVGSVVLTAGTGTQLDKGDEFGYFQFGGSDIIMLFQAGVETRIDTSTDPRKVGSPTLHAQLRTS, from the coding sequence ATGACGACCACGATCAGCGACACCACCATCATCGACGAGCTGCACCGCGCCCTCGCCGAGAACGACGGCCTGCGCCAGCTCCTCGAGCGGTCGATCGTGACGGCCCACGAGCGCGCCGGGGCCGACCTCGACCCCGACCTCCGCGACGCCCTCGACTGGCCCACCACCCTCGAGGAGTACACCGACTACCTGCGCCGGTTCCTGAGCTGGATCCCCCAGGAGACCGGGGCGAAGGCGTGGAAGAAGCAGTCCGGTGGCACCACCTCCTCCCGGGAGGTCAGCGACCGGCTGGCCCACTTCTTCTGGCTCATCGACCAGAAGGACGGCCCCGACGGGCGAGCGATCGGCGAGGACTACCCGGCGTTCCGGCAGTGGTGCACCCACTTCGCACGGGAGTGGGGGGCCTTCCTCGACACCCCCGACTCCTTCAGCCCCGAGATCCTCGACTCCTTCACGACCCACGCCCCGGAGTACACGGTGGAGGAGTCGATGGTCGGTGGGCGACCCAACGCCCCCAGCGGATGGCTCACCTTCAACCAGTTCTTCGCCCGCGAGCTCAACCCAGGTCAGCGCCCCATCGCTGACCCCGGCAACAACCAGACCGTCGTCTCCCCTGCCGACTGCACCTACCAGCACAGCTACGCCATCGGCGAGGACTCGCAGATCCCGCCCACCACCCTCAAGGGCACCCACACCTACGGCAGCATCGACCAGCTGCTGGAGGGGAGCCGCTACGCCGACACCTTTGCCGGGGGCACCTTCGTCCACTACATGCTGCCCCCCTGGGCCTACCACCGGTTCCACCTGCCCGTTGCCGGGCAGGTCCAGGAGTCCTTCGTCATCCACGGCACCGTGGTCATGGAGGTCGACCTCGTCGACGGCGAGCTCGTCTCCAGCGACGCCACCACCACCGGCTTCGAGTTCTCCCAGACCCGCGGCGTCCTCACCGTCGACACCACCGGGTCACCGGCGGGCGACCTCGGGATCGTCGCCGTCGTCCCCGTCGGCATGTCCCACGTCGGCTCGGTCGTCCTCACCGCCGGGACCGGAACCCAACTGGACAAGGGCGACGAGTTCGGCTACTTCCAGTTCGGCGGATCCGACATCATCATGCTCTTCCAGGCAGGCGTCGAGACCCGCATCGACACCAGCACCGACCCCCGCAAGGTCGGGTCCCCCACCCTGCACGCGCAGCTCCGCACCAGCTGA
- a CDS encoding hemerythrin domain-containing protein, translating to MDITELILSDHHEQRRMFAQLDDLDRGDTAAVSAIWARLRVLLEVHAAAEERVFYPELLRLGTGAGSKDSGAAETRDAVHDHNDIRDAIARTADHDEGSASWWEAVAEVREANSDHMGEEEREALADFRRHASLQLRHDLAVRFATFESEHAQGINAHDTDPDDYVEQQTPTQQG from the coding sequence GTGGACATCACCGAGCTCATCCTGAGCGACCACCACGAGCAGCGGCGGATGTTCGCCCAGCTCGACGACCTCGACCGGGGCGACACCGCGGCGGTGTCAGCGATCTGGGCCCGCCTCCGCGTCCTGCTCGAGGTGCACGCCGCCGCCGAGGAGCGGGTGTTCTACCCCGAGCTGCTGAGGCTCGGCACGGGAGCGGGCAGCAAGGACAGCGGGGCGGCGGAAACCCGCGACGCGGTGCACGACCACAACGACATCCGGGATGCCATCGCCCGCACGGCGGACCACGACGAGGGAAGCGCGTCCTGGTGGGAGGCGGTGGCGGAGGTTCGCGAGGCCAACAGTGACCACATGGGAGAAGAGGAACGGGAAGCGTTGGCCGACTTCCGGCGGCACGCCAGCCTCCAGCTCCGTCACGATCTGGCGGTCCGGTTTGCCACCTTCGAGTCCGAGCACGCGCAGGGCATCAATGCCCACGACACCGATCCCGACGACTACGTCGAGCAGCAGACCCCGACGCAGCAGGGGTGA
- a CDS encoding sensor histidine kinase: MSEGTSGVFRGVRPVDWVLAGALTGFGVYLMVANVQFQDADTSADITAGTMVHQLSSHSWAMVPVFALATVPVLWWRRSVIAVTGIAVAVMALHDLLFGWVTRCGVGLPLAFVLAYLGAVALERKQAWIVLGLTTVLTAAVVVVDATTGFEPFVLALPIVLIVFGVGRAVRHRTAMSAELTAHTVELRQLRDERVALEVAGDRVRLSHELDGLLQVRLGQLTTAADSGQGLDAAAARALFESIEIDSRATLDGMREIVGLLRGGDVALAPAPSVTHLDALLARHTRADSRLTVTGDPRSLPATVELSAYRIVEHLVNVLADQPSSRIEVGVRFEDDVLELRVNGPVDRTADVKAAVARARERAKFLGGTLDVKVSRGRANAVAQLPVPG, from the coding sequence ATGAGTGAGGGCACCAGCGGGGTCTTCCGAGGGGTACGTCCCGTCGACTGGGTTCTCGCTGGGGCCCTCACCGGGTTCGGCGTCTACCTGATGGTCGCGAACGTCCAGTTCCAGGACGCCGACACCTCGGCCGACATCACCGCCGGGACCATGGTCCACCAGCTGTCCTCCCACTCGTGGGCCATGGTCCCGGTCTTCGCGCTCGCCACGGTCCCCGTGCTGTGGTGGCGGCGCAGCGTCATCGCCGTCACCGGGATCGCAGTGGCCGTGATGGCGCTCCACGACCTGCTCTTCGGCTGGGTGACCAGGTGTGGCGTCGGACTGCCGCTCGCCTTCGTCCTGGCCTATCTCGGCGCCGTCGCCCTGGAGCGCAAGCAGGCGTGGATCGTGCTGGGCCTCACCACGGTGCTCACGGCAGCGGTTGTCGTCGTGGACGCGACCACCGGCTTCGAACCGTTCGTGCTGGCCCTACCCATCGTGCTGATCGTCTTCGGGGTCGGTCGCGCGGTCCGTCACCGCACCGCCATGAGCGCGGAGCTCACGGCTCACACCGTCGAGCTCCGGCAGCTGCGCGACGAGCGGGTCGCGCTGGAAGTCGCAGGCGACCGCGTCCGGCTCTCCCATGAGCTCGACGGTCTCCTGCAGGTGCGGCTCGGCCAGCTCACGACCGCGGCGGACTCGGGGCAGGGCCTCGACGCGGCGGCCGCCAGGGCACTCTTCGAGTCCATCGAGATCGACAGCCGCGCGACGCTCGACGGGATGCGCGAGATCGTGGGGCTCCTGCGGGGTGGCGACGTGGCCCTGGCTCCGGCGCCCAGCGTCACGCACCTCGACGCGTTGCTGGCCCGGCACACGAGGGCGGACTCACGGTTGACCGTGACCGGCGACCCGCGCTCGCTGCCGGCGACGGTCGAGCTCTCGGCGTACCGCATCGTCGAGCACCTGGTGAACGTCCTGGCGGACCAGCCCAGCTCGCGCATCGAGGTCGGCGTGCGCTTCGAGGACGACGTCCTGGAGCTGCGCGTCAACGGTCCGGTCGATCGGACTGCCGACGTGAAGGCCGCCGTGGCACGGGCGAGGGAGCGCGCCAAGTTCCTCGGCGGCACGCTGGACGTCAAGGTGAGCCGGGGACGGGCCAACGCCGTGGCTCAGCTCCCCGTGCCGGGATAG
- a CDS encoding nitrile hydratase subunit alpha, protein MSGDHGGATTALSARVRHVEALLEQRGLVDPVELDRALTAYLAKASPASGARVVARSWVDEDFRQRLLDNANLALPEVGLSMGGGLQEQRLKVVANTAAAHNVIVCTLCSCYPIALLGPSPSWYKSEGYRSRVVRDPRGVLHEFGYDVPADVEITVWDASAESRHMVLPRRPVGTDGLSEQELAGLVTRNGLIGVAAV, encoded by the coding sequence GTGAGCGGTGACCACGGCGGGGCGACCACTGCGCTGTCGGCGAGGGTGCGGCACGTCGAGGCACTGCTGGAGCAACGAGGTCTGGTCGACCCGGTCGAGCTGGACCGGGCGCTGACGGCCTACCTCGCCAAGGCATCACCGGCCAGCGGCGCCCGCGTCGTGGCCCGGTCGTGGGTCGACGAGGACTTCCGGCAGCGGCTGCTGGACAACGCCAACCTCGCCCTGCCCGAGGTCGGCCTGTCGATGGGTGGGGGTCTGCAGGAACAGCGCTTGAAGGTGGTCGCGAACACCGCGGCTGCGCACAACGTCATCGTGTGCACGCTCTGCTCGTGCTACCCGATCGCCCTGCTCGGCCCGTCGCCCAGCTGGTACAAGAGCGAGGGCTACCGGTCCCGGGTGGTGCGCGACCCACGGGGCGTCCTGCACGAGTTCGGCTACGACGTACCGGCTGACGTCGAGATCACGGTGTGGGATGCGAGCGCGGAGTCGCGGCACATGGTGCTGCCGCGGCGGCCGGTGGGCACCGACGGCCTCTCCGAGCAGGAGCTCGCGGGCCTGGTGACGCGCAACGGCCTCATCGGCGTGGCGGCCGTCTGA
- a CDS encoding response regulator — protein MIRVLIADDQELVRTGFRVILEAEGDIEVVAEAVNGHEAVRQAALVKPEVVLMDIRMPELDGLAATEEILRQQDPPTIVVLTTFDQNEYIYRALRAGAAGFLLKDAPSSRLIAAVRAAATGDSLIEPSITQRLVERFAESAVTAGIPQRLAQLTGRELDVLRLITRGLSNAEIATEMVVAESTVKTHVARILTKLGVRDRVQAVVVAYETGFARRSGA, from the coding sequence GTGATCAGGGTCCTCATCGCCGACGACCAAGAGCTCGTGCGCACCGGCTTCCGGGTGATCCTGGAGGCCGAGGGTGACATCGAGGTCGTCGCCGAGGCCGTGAACGGCCACGAGGCGGTTCGTCAGGCAGCACTGGTCAAGCCCGAGGTCGTGCTGATGGACATCCGTATGCCGGAGCTCGACGGACTGGCCGCCACCGAGGAGATCCTTCGGCAGCAGGACCCGCCGACCATCGTCGTGCTGACGACCTTCGACCAGAACGAGTACATCTACCGCGCCCTTCGTGCCGGAGCAGCGGGTTTCCTGCTCAAGGACGCACCCTCGTCCCGCCTCATCGCCGCCGTGCGCGCCGCGGCCACCGGCGACTCGCTCATCGAGCCGTCCATCACCCAGCGACTGGTGGAGCGGTTCGCCGAGTCGGCAGTCACCGCCGGGATCCCGCAGCGGCTCGCGCAGCTCACGGGACGCGAGCTCGACGTGCTCCGCCTGATCACCCGCGGCCTCTCCAATGCCGAGATCGCCACGGAGATGGTGGTCGCCGAGTCCACCGTGAAGACCCACGTGGCGCGGATCCTCACCAAGCTGGGTGTGCGCGACCGCGTCCAAGCGGTCGTGGTCGCCTACGAAACCGGATTCGCCCGTCGAAGCGGCGCTTGA
- a CDS encoding sensor histidine kinase, which translates to MRRLERGGITLAVLALVALPTALHGWPTTLGGNLFTALILSGGLALTWWRHPRVSSVAALGLFLTALALGGGWFPDTGVALYSVSFAVLALGWSGRAAWLVALCGLAYLVPFHHLAEMNSWVAALMFTVPPYAAGTVLRLRQETADELALRAQELEDERKIFAEIALRHERARIASELHDIVGHVISVMVIQAAAGQRLVDADPERARQAFAAISESARQGTKDLERLIELLGGSEDDHVGGPDLSLVDEVVARAGRSGLEVTCRFEGDRERIPQPVGHLAFRVVQESLTNALRYAPGAGVRIVIRVDEAERGLDVRVENDRGTQIHAPLAGTGRGLVGLRERIQTLGGQLSAGRTGMGGWVVEAHLPGSWADRQDGARVLLAPDVQGHRLEVGPGPVERQVGPGEMAAHPVWSWTAIPR; encoded by the coding sequence ATGCGTCGACTCGAGCGGGGTGGCATCACCCTGGCGGTCCTTGCCCTGGTGGCGCTGCCGACGGCGCTGCACGGCTGGCCCACGACGCTCGGCGGCAACCTGTTCACGGCCCTGATCCTGAGCGGCGGACTTGCGCTGACGTGGTGGCGACACCCCCGCGTCTCCTCGGTGGCGGCGCTCGGTCTGTTCCTGACGGCCCTCGCCCTCGGCGGCGGCTGGTTCCCCGACACGGGTGTCGCGCTCTACTCGGTCAGCTTCGCGGTGCTCGCGCTCGGCTGGTCGGGTCGCGCAGCGTGGCTGGTGGCCCTGTGCGGTCTCGCCTACCTCGTGCCGTTCCACCACCTGGCGGAGATGAACAGCTGGGTCGCTGCCCTCATGTTCACGGTGCCGCCGTACGCCGCCGGGACGGTGCTGCGGCTCCGCCAGGAGACGGCAGACGAGCTCGCTCTGCGCGCCCAGGAGCTCGAGGACGAGCGGAAGATCTTCGCCGAGATCGCCCTGCGGCACGAGCGGGCGCGCATCGCCAGCGAGCTGCACGACATCGTCGGCCACGTGATCAGCGTGATGGTGATCCAGGCAGCCGCAGGACAGCGGCTGGTCGACGCCGATCCCGAGCGGGCCAGGCAGGCGTTCGCGGCCATCTCGGAGTCTGCCCGGCAGGGCACGAAGGACCTCGAGCGGCTGATCGAGCTCCTCGGTGGCAGCGAGGACGACCACGTCGGGGGGCCGGACCTCTCGCTCGTCGACGAGGTGGTCGCCCGCGCCGGTCGCAGCGGGCTGGAGGTCACCTGCCGCTTCGAGGGAGACCGCGAGCGCATTCCGCAGCCAGTCGGACACCTCGCCTTCCGGGTGGTGCAGGAGAGCCTCACCAACGCGCTCAGGTACGCCCCAGGTGCGGGTGTTCGCATCGTGATCAGGGTCGATGAGGCCGAGCGTGGTCTCGACGTGCGGGTCGAGAACGACCGCGGCACCCAGATCCACGCGCCCCTCGCCGGCACCGGTCGCGGCCTGGTCGGCCTCCGCGAGCGCATCCAGACGCTCGGAGGACAGCTCAGCGCAGGAAGAACCGGAATGGGTGGCTGGGTGGTCGAAGCGCACCTCCCGGGAAGTTGGGCTGATCGGCAAGACGGTGCACGTGTCCTGCTGGCGCCCGACGTTCAGGGCCACCGCCTGGAGGTTGGTCCGGGCCCCGTGGAACGTCAGGTGGGTCCCGGTGAGATGGCAGCCCATCCGGTGTGGTCGTGGACGGCGATACCGAGGTAG
- a CDS encoding bacteriorhodopsin translates to MTSVTQVLAAGPQGPTTELTGTSDFSRWQYELILYGFVVAFFALFAAGVYGIATRQEVSKKYRPAAMASTLICWIASLAYLALVVTWLTKFSSNGDGTRYAPAPGTIVTGLRYADWTVTVPLLTVELLAVCVVAREKVRTLRFTTMAAGFLMIVTGLFGVLAVGQSSASTAELLIWGTVSSVFFVALYPLLLRPVAATRAVIGAEAGTSLRNATILLLSVFGVYPLVFLVPLWAGDSSPGWATTVQLAFTAADIAAKVGFGVIIHKVAKLRTAEDAASDAALVSEEYPAEVWISGELVSLPGHPTPELGGVAARTGTPGTGAR, encoded by the coding sequence ATGACGAGCGTGACGCAGGTGCTCGCTGCGGGGCCGCAGGGGCCCACGACGGAGCTGACGGGGACCTCGGACTTCTCCCGCTGGCAGTACGAGCTGATCTTGTACGGGTTCGTGGTGGCGTTCTTCGCCTTGTTCGCCGCCGGGGTGTACGGGATCGCAACCCGCCAGGAGGTGTCGAAGAAGTACCGGCCGGCCGCGATGGCCAGCACCCTCATCTGCTGGATCGCGTCGCTGGCCTACCTGGCGCTGGTGGTGACGTGGCTGACGAAGTTCTCCTCGAACGGCGACGGCACCCGGTACGCCCCGGCCCCGGGCACGATCGTCACCGGGCTCCGGTACGCGGACTGGACGGTGACGGTGCCGCTGCTCACCGTGGAGCTGCTCGCGGTGTGCGTGGTGGCCCGGGAGAAGGTGCGCACCCTGCGGTTCACCACGATGGCCGCCGGGTTCCTCATGATCGTCACGGGCCTGTTCGGGGTCCTCGCCGTCGGCCAGTCCTCCGCCTCCACCGCCGAGCTGCTCATCTGGGGCACGGTGTCCTCGGTGTTCTTCGTCGCCCTGTACCCCCTGCTGCTGCGCCCGGTCGCGGCGACCCGCGCGGTGATCGGGGCAGAGGCGGGCACCAGCCTGCGCAACGCCACGATCCTGCTGCTGTCGGTGTTCGGGGTCTACCCGCTGGTCTTCCTCGTCCCGCTGTGGGCCGGGGACAGCTCGCCGGGCTGGGCCACCACCGTCCAGCTCGCGTTCACCGCCGCCGACATCGCCGCCAAGGTCGGGTTCGGAGTGATCATCCACAAGGTCGCGAAGCTCCGCACCGCCGAGGACGCGGCCAGCGACGCGGCCCTGGTCTCCGAGGAGTACCCGGCCGAGGTGTGGATCTCCGGGGAGCTCGTCAGCCTGCCCGGACACCCCACCCCCGAGCTGGGCGGAGTCGCCGCCAGGACCGGGACCCCCGGGACGGGTGCCCGGTAG
- a CDS encoding MarR family winged helix-turn-helix transcriptional regulator yields the protein MSAAERSSTTTEAGARDTDVGDIEGADEAMLALITVCLSTTIRAGAAARPSLSPTQVRTLTVIAGVPGGLSINAVAEAISASNPSASRLCQRLVRDGLLDRAAGPGNELRMSLSRHGHRTLDAVNADRIAELRALLDALPPTRRRRAVAALRDLADQS from the coding sequence ATGTCCGCCGCCGAACGAAGCAGCACCACCACCGAGGCGGGAGCCCGCGACACCGACGTCGGTGACATCGAGGGGGCTGACGAGGCCATGCTGGCGCTCATCACGGTCTGCCTGAGCACGACCATCCGGGCGGGGGCGGCGGCGCGGCCATCGCTGAGCCCCACCCAGGTGCGCACCCTCACCGTGATCGCCGGCGTGCCAGGGGGTTTGAGCATCAACGCCGTGGCCGAGGCGATCAGTGCCAGCAACCCCTCGGCGAGCAGGTTGTGCCAGCGCCTGGTCCGCGACGGCCTGCTCGACCGGGCTGCCGGCCCCGGCAACGAGCTGCGGATGAGCCTGTCCCGCCACGGCCACCGCACCCTCGACGCCGTCAACGCCGACCGCATCGCCGAGCTCCGCGCCCTGCTCGACGCCCTGCCCCCCACCAGGCGCCGCCGCGCCGTCGCCGCCCTCCGAGATCTCGCCGACCAGTCCTGA
- a CDS encoding SH3-like domain-containing protein, whose product MADRFPPGTRVRTRRTDPPHHTRLPRYARGAVGTVLEPEGSSPLADDRARGLPAHTQTVYTVRFDARELFGEGEHSVMLALFESYLQEEL is encoded by the coding sequence GTGGCTGACCGCTTTCCCCCGGGCACCCGCGTCCGGACCCGGCGCACCGACCCGCCGCACCACACCCGGCTGCCGCGCTACGCCCGAGGCGCGGTCGGGACCGTGCTCGAACCCGAGGGGTCCAGCCCGCTCGCCGACGACCGCGCTCGCGGCCTGCCGGCGCACACGCAGACCGTGTACACCGTCCGCTTCGACGCACGTGAGCTGTTCGGCGAGGGCGAGCACAGCGTGATGTTGGCGCTGTTCGAGAGCTACCTGCAGGAGGAGCTGTGA